The Streptomyces cathayae DNA segment CGACGGAGCACATGCGGCACCGGCACCCCTCTCGAGCGCCTCCTTCATGGCAGCATGGACAACCGGTGCGCACGGCGCACCGGTTGTCCACAGCCTGTGGAGGCGTCGATGCGGTGGTTGGTGGGATGGAGCAGCACCGCCGCGGGTGCCCCGGCGTTCGGCTCCGCCGGCGCCACCGGGTCCGACGGCGAGACCGTGCAGCCGGTGGGTTCGCAACCGCTGTGGGGCGACCCCGATCCGCTGTGGGCGGTCGGCGACTGGCGCCCCGACGAGGTGCGGGTGGTGTCCGCCGACGCCGAGACCCGGATCGCCGTCCTCGGCACCTGCGGCGCCACCGACGAGCAGCTGCGCGTCGCCCTGTTCGCCGCACGCGGCGGCGCGCTCCGCCATCTGACCGCCTGGCCGGGCAGCTACACCGCCGTCGTGCGGGTGGGCCGCCGGATCACCGTCTGCGGCGACCTCGCGGGCGCCCGGCCGGTGTTCCACACCCCCTGGGAGGGCGGCACGGCGTTCGCGACCGCCGCGCTCCCGCTCGCCGACCTCGTCGAGGCCAACCTCGACTTCGGTCACCTCGCCGCGCTCCTCGCCGCCCCCGACGTACCGGCCGCGCTGTACGACTCCACTCCGTACGACGGCGTGAAACGCGTTCCGCCGGGGCATGCGCTGATCCTGCGCGCCGGGGCGCGTGAGATCGCCGGGTACGAGCCCGTCGCCTCGCTCGCCGTCGCCGCGCCTCCCGCCGACCCCGACAGCGCGGTGGACGCCGTCCGGGACGCGCTGGTCGAGGCGGTACGCACCCGGCTCGCCGCGCCCCGCCACGTACCCGGCGCCGACATCGACCCCGGCCCGGTCCCGGGCATGGGGCCCGCCGAACGCCGCGCGGCGCGCGGGATGCCGGTGCCCGGCATCGGGGCCGACCTGTCGGGCGGGCCCGCGTCCGGGACGCTGGCGCTGCTCGCCGCCGGGCTGCCGGGCATGCCGGGAACCGTGCTGGGGCACGGCACGGGCGCGGGGGAACGACTGCTCGCCGTCACCTTCAACGATCTCGCGGGGGGTTCCGCGAGCGGTCCGGCCGGTGGTCCGCTCGGCGGGCGGGAGGACGAGCTGGCGCGGGCCGGGGCGCTGGCCGCCAACCCCCGGCTGCACCACGTGGTGGTCGCGGGCGGCGAGGACACCCTGCCGTACGCGGATCTGGACGGGCCGCTGACGGACGAGCCGGGACCCTCCCTCGTGATCGCTGCCCGGCACCGGGCGCGACTGGCGGCGGGCAGCGCGGACCACTTCACCGGGTACGGGGCCCGGCAGGTGCTCGACGCGCATCCCGCCCGGCTCGCCGACCTGCTGGTGGACCGCAAGCGCCGCCATCTCGTACGGCCCGTCGCCGCGCTGGCCAAGGCGGACGGGTCCGTGATGGTGCCCGCCCGGGTGTACGCCGCGGCCCGGCGCCTCGCCCGTACGCCCTACCGCACGGGGCTGGAGAACCTCGCGGGACAGCTGCTGCGCCACCAGTTGGGCGACGAGGCCCCCGGAGGCGCGGCGGACGCCTCGCTGGCCGCCCTCACCTGGGGAAGACCCGGGCCGGCGGCGCGCTGGCTGACCGGTGAGGCGCTCGCTGAAGTATCGGTTCGCCTCCAGGCCTCGACGAGCCGGTCCGAGGTGGGGCCGGGGCAGCGGCCCGGCGACTTCCGCGCGCGTGCGGCACTGGCCCGGCACGCGGCGGACCTGCGGGTGCTGGAGCAGGCCGCCGAGATCCGCTTCCAGCGGCTGCACACGCCGTTCCTCGACAACCAGGTCGTCCGTGCGTGCCGGGCGCTGCCCGAGGCGCTGCGGGTGCGGCCGGGGGCGCGCGCCGCGATCCTGCGGACCGTGCTGGATGGCGCGGGCGTACGGGAGTTGCCCGCCGGATGGGGCGCGCCGACCCAGGCGACCACGGCGGCCGCGGCGCGGACCGGGCTGCGGGTGGCCGCGGACACGCTGATGGCACTGTTCGACACCCCGCTGCTGGCGGAAGCGGGACTGGTCGAGGCCCGGGTGGTGCGCAAGGCGCTGCGGGCGGCGGCGGAAGGGGAGCCGCTGCCCCTGGACGGGCTGGCGGACCTGGTCTCCCTGGAACTGTGGCTGCGGCGGCTGTTGGCCCGGCGGGGAACCTGTTGGACGGGCACGCCCGGCCGGCAGCGCGCGGTCCCCGAGGGCATCGCACCACAACGAGGAGCACTGGCCCGCGGGGTGTGAACGGGGCCCCGCAAGCGGACCCCCCCCACGAGCGGGTCCCCCATGGACAGCGCTCCCCCTATGAGCGGGCCCTTACGAGCGGGGCTGCACGGGCAGGCCCCCCCCACGAGCGGCCCCCTACGGGCGGGGTTCCACGGGCGGGCCCCCTACGAGCAGGGTTCCACGAGCGAGTCCCCCACAGGCAGGGCTCCACCCACGAGCGGACCCCCTACGGGCAGGGCTCCACGAGCAGGCCCCCCCCACGAGCAGGCCCCGCAAGCAGGAGCGCTCCCCCCATCCCCGCTCACCTGCGATGCAGAGGCGCGCCCGGTTTCCCACGACCCGCCCCGCCGGACAGACCCTGCCCCGACCTCCGCCCGGGCAGGGAGCCTTGCGCGTCTCACGCCGGGCGTGAGCGCAGCCCCTCCAGCAGGATGTCCAGCAGACGTGCCGAGGCAGCCGCCTGCTGTGCCGCGTCCGGCAGCGAGGGTGCGGCCGTGGCGATCACCAGGAGCACGTCCGACACCGACACGTCCGGTCGGAGCGCGCCCGCCTCGCGGGCCCGCTCCACCAGCCGGCCGACGACGTCGAGGAGCTGCGCCGCGCCGGCGTCGTCCTCCGCGCTGCCGGACGACGCTTCCCCGGGCACCAGCCGCAGCTCACCCGCCGCGTACTGCGCCCGCTGCCGCGGCACCCGCGCGTGGTCCGTCACGCCGTGCTCGTCCGCCACACCCACCCGCAGCACCTGCGGCGGCAGCAGCCGCCCGGCGCCCGAGTCGACCGACGTGCGCAGGAAGCGGGAGAGCGCCGACCACGGCTCGTCCTCCTGACCGAGCGCCGCACGCGCCTGGTCGGTCAGCCGGGAGATCTCCTCCTCGGCTATCCGCCGCACCAGGACGTCCTTGCTCGGGAAGCGCCGGTACACCGTGCCCACACCGACCCGCGCCCGGCGTGCCACGTCCTCCATCGGCGCGCCGTATCCCAGCTCGCCGAAGACCTCACGGGCCGCACGCAGCACGTGCTCCAGATTGCGCTGGGCGTCCACCCGCAGCGGTGCCGTGCGCGGCCCGCCCGCGCGTCCGCGATCCGACGGTGCGCTCAGCGCGGTGCCGGGCGCGACAGCGGACGCGGAAGACCAATGAGAATCCTGAACATGCATACGCTTTCCCCCGGTAATGATGACGTCTCCCCCCGGAGACTCCCCGCCATAGATGGCTGGGGTTCGAGGAACATGCCCGGTGGCCGGCTCCGCCCGTCGCGGACCCGAAGAGCGCATCCCCCTACACCCCGTCGACGTACGAACATAGTTGAGTGAGGGTCAATTCAGAAGAGGCAGGTTCCGCACGGAGCGCCCCCCGATCGGAGTACGGGGCGCATTGATCCCGAATGTGCCCCCGAGACGACACCGGGAAACCATCGGTGACCTGCGCACACGCCGTTCGGTCGGTTCGTCGGGCCCCTCCGGCCCCCCACGGCCTCCGGTCACACAATTCGTCGGGGCTGTGGACAAACGCGCGCGTCGGGTGCGTCATGGGATGGTGAAGGAACGTGCGCGCATTCTCGTTGTCGGCGGCGGTTACGTCGGGATGTACACGGCCCTGCGCCTGCAGCGGAAGCTGAAACGGGAACTCGCCCGGGGCGCCGTCGAGATCACGGTGGTCACACCGGACCCGTACATGACGTACCAGCCCTTTCTCCCGGAAGCGGCCGCCGGTGCCATTTCTCCTCGGCATGTCGTCGTACCGCTGCGTCGTGTCCTGGACCGGTGCCACATCGTCATCGGCGAGGTCACCGCCCTCGACCACGCCGCCCGCACCGCCACCGTCGCCACGCTCGCCGACAAGGAGGAGGGCAGCGGCGGCAGGCCGATGGCGTACGACGAACTCGTCCTCGCGCCCGGCTCCGTCTCGCGCACCCTGCCGATCCCCGGTCTCGCCGACCACGCCATCGGCTTCAAGACCCTCGAGGAGGCCATCGGACTGCGCAACCACGTCCTCGAGCAGATGGACATCGCCTCCTCCACCCGCGACCTCGACATCCGCGACGCGGCCCTCACCTTCGTCTTCGTCGGCGGCGGCTACGCGGGCGTCGAGGCACTCGGCGAACTGGAGGACATGGCCCGCTACGCCACGCGGTACTACCACAACCTCCGCCCCGAGGACATGAAGTGGATCCTCGTCGAGGCCTCGCACCGCATCCTGCCCGAGGTCGGCGAGGCGATGGGCCGGTACACGGTCAGCGAACTGCGCCGCCGCAACATCGACGTACGGCTCGAGACCCGCCTCGAGTCCTGCGCCGACCGCGTCGCCGTGCTCAGCGACGGCGCCCGCTTCCCCACCCGTACCGTCGTGTGGACCGCCGGGGTCAAACCGCACCCCGTTCTCGCCGCCACCGACCTGGCGCGCGACGAGCGCGGACGGCTGAAGTGCACCGCCGAACTCGCGGTGGAGGGCACCACGCACGCGTGGGCCGCGGGCGACGCCGCCGCCGTCCCCGACGTCACCTCGAAGGAGCCCGGCCGGGAGTGCGCCCCCAACGCGCAGCACGCGCTCCGCCAGGCCAGGCTCCTCGCCGACAACGTCGCGCACTCCCTGCGCGGCGAACCCCTGGAGAAATACGCCCACTCCTACGCCGGATCGGTCGCCTCCCTGGGACTGCACAAGGGCGTCGCCCACGTCTACGGGCGCAAACTCAAGGGCTACCCGGCCTGGTTCATGCACCGTACCTACCACCTGAGCCGCGTCCCCACCTTCAACCGCAAGGCGCGCGTGGCCGCCGAATGGACGCTCGCCGGGCTCTTCAAACGGGAGATCGTCTCCCTGGGTTCACTCGAACACCCGCGGGCCGAGTTCGAACTGGCGGCCGGTGGAAAGCCTCCTCAGGACCCCCCGCACAACCCGAAGGGGTCCTCCTGACCGGACCCAGGAACTTCACCGGCCGGCCCGACGTCTGACGGATGTCGGCCCGGTCGGCAGCCTGCCAGACTGGTCCACCACCGGGGGCGGGCGGCCGTCCGTCCCCGGTGCGGCCCCGGGGCCCCGGCCCATCCCGGTTTCCGGCCGCCGACGACTACACGAGGCAAGGTTTCGTGAACTTCACGCGCTGGAGCGCCCGGCTCCCCGGAACACAGCGCCGCGCCGCAGCGCGCAGCGCGTACACGGTCTCCCCGGACCGGCGGGGAGAGGGCTCCGTGCCCGCCGCCCGCGCCGGACAACCCGCCGACCAGCCGCCGTCCGTGCCCGTGGTCGACGACCTCAGGGTGCGCGAGGTCCTCGACCACGTCCCCTCCCTCGTCGCCCTGGTGCACGGCCCCGATCACCGCATCGCCTACGTCAACGACGCCTACACGGCCGCCTTCGGCCCCCGCCCGGTCGGCGCCCCCGCGCGAGGAGCGCTCCCGGAGCTCGACGAACTCGGCCTGCTCCCCCTCCTCGACCAGGTCCTGCGCAGCGGCAAGCCCCGCACGGTCAAGTCCCGCAAGGCCCCCGACGGCCGCTCCTACACCTTCACCTGCACCCCGGTCAGCGACGGCCACGCCGACGGGGCCGCGGGCGGCGGGCGCGGCCGGGGCGGCCGCGGGCGCGGTGTGCTGGTCTTCGCCACCGACGTCACCGACCACGCCGAGGCCGCGGAACGGCTGCGCGCGAGCGAACGCCGCCAGCGCGAGACCGCCGTCACCCTCCAGCGCTCCCTCCTCCCGCAGGAGCTCGAGGAGCCCGACGACCTGCGGGTCGCCGCCACCTACCACCCCGGCGGCACCGAGGCCGCGGTCGGCGGTGACTGGTACGACGTGATCACCCTCGGCGGCGGGCGCACCGCCCTGGTCATCGGCGACGTCATGGGCCGGGGCGTCCGCGCCGCGGCCGTCATGGGCCAGCTCCGTACGGCGGTGCGCGCCTACGCCCGCCTCGACCTCCCCCCGCACGAGGTCCTCCAGCTGCTCGACGGCCTTGCCATGGAGATCGACGCCAACCAGATCGCCACGTGCGCGTACGCCATCCACGACCCCAACGAGGGCACCCTCGTCCACGCCTCCGCCGGCCACCTGCCCATCCTGGTCCGCGACGAGCAGGGCACCGTCCGGCGCGCCGACGAGCCGACCGGACCCCCGCTCGGCACCGGCGGCTGGATGCACTCCTCCGGCTCGATCCCGCTGGGCCCCGGCTCCACCGCCGTCCTCTACACGGACGGCCTGGTCGAGCGCCGCGACGAGGACCTCGACGAGGGCATCGCGGCCCTGGAGCGCGCCCTGGCCGGCGCGACCGGCACCCCCCAGGTGGTCTGCGACCGCCTGGTCCGCTCGGCGGGGGTGACCCCGGACCACGACGACGACGTCGCCGTGCTGGTACTTCAGCACCCCGCCCGCAAGGGCCCGGAGAGCGAGCTCTTCCGTAACGCGGCCCTGGAGCTGCTGGGCGGCGTCGAAGCGGCCCCCCGCGCGCGTGCCTTCGCCTCCGGTGTGCTGACCAGCTGGCGGTTCCCCGCCGACCTGCACGACCTGGGCGTCCTGGCCGCCAGCGAACTCGTCGCCAACTCCCTCCAGCACGGCACCCCGCCCATGCGGCTGCGGCTGCGCCGCACCGACCGCCGGCTGATCGTCGAGGTCACCGACGGCGACGACCACCTCCCGAGGCGCCGCCGCGCGGAACCCGCCGACGAGTCCGGCCGGGGCATCGCCATCGTCGCGACGATCGCCTCCAGCTGGGGAAGCAGGCGTACCCCGGGCGGCGGCAAGGCCGTCTGGTGCGAGTTCACCCTGCCGAAGCCGACGGGTTCGTAGGGCGGACTCGTAGAGCGGGCTGGTGGACGAGCCCTCTGACGAGCCGGATGCGTCAGGCGGGTGCCGGAGCCTGCTCCGCCGCGGCGCCGCCGCCCTGCGTCACCACCAGGCTCCGCGCCACCGACGGCTGGTTCTGCACGTCCGTGAGCTGTCGGCCCAACCGCAGCGCGAGCACGGTGATCCCCAGTGAGACCAGCACGAAGACCACGATGTACGGCGCGTGCAACGAGGCACCCATCGGCCCGCCCACAGCCGGACCGATGGCCAGCGCGAGCTGCTTCACCAGGGCGAAGGCCGCGTTGTACTGCCCCGCGAGACCGGTCGGCGCGAGATCCGCGACCAGCGGGGCGAGCGTCGGCGACAGCAACGACTCCCCCAGCCCGAACAGCGCGTACGTCGAGATGAAGGCGGCGGTGGCCATCGCCTGGCTGCCGTTGCCGAGGCCCGCGTACCCGGCCACGGCCCACGCCACGGCCCAGAGCAGTCCCACCGACGCGATCACGCGCGTGCGCCTGCGGCGCTCCACGAACCGCAGCACCAGGAACTGCGCGATCACGATGGCCAGCGTGTTCGCCGCCAGCGCCGTCCCCAGGGTCGACGTCGAGAGGCCGGCCGCCTCGACCCCGTACGCGCTCAGCCCCGACTCGAACTGCCCGTAGCAGGCGAAGAACACCACGAAGCCCAGGACGCACAGCTGCACCATGGCCCGGTTGCCCGTCAGCTGCTTCCAGTTGCCCTTCGCCGATGCCGTCGGAGCGCCCGCGACCCGCGGCGAGTGCGGCATCCGCACCGTGGCCATCACCCCGACCAGCAGCAGGAACATCACCGCCTCGATCGAGAACAGCAGGGTGAAGGAGCCGGGTCTCGTGGTGTCGACGAGGTGTCCGCCGATGAGACCGCCGATCCCGAGCCCGAGATTCTGCAGGAAGAACTGCATGGCGAACGCCCGCGACCGGGTCTCCGCGGTGGAGCAGTCCACGATCATCGTCGCCAGCGCCGGCTGCATCACGGCCTGCCCGGCCCCGAGCAGCGCCGCCGACAGCAGCACGCTCGGCGCGCCGCCCGACAGACCCAGGCTCAGCGCGCCGACGGCAGCCGTGAACAGGGCGACGAGCAACACCGGCAGCGGGCCCCGCCGGACGATGGTCCGTCCGGCGAACGGCAGCACGATCAGTGCGGCCACGGCGAAGACGGCGAGCACCAGCCCCGCCGTCACGGGCCCGAGCCCCCGCACCTGCGCCACGTAGACGTACAGGTAGGGGACGGTGAAGCCGAGCCCGAACGCACTGAGTGCGTTGCCCACGTGGATCCGGCGCATCGCAGCGCCCATCGCCCTGGTCACGTTCACCTCTCTCGCAAGTTAACTGTGAAGACTTAGAAGCTAAAGTTCAAAGGTGAAGAGTACACATCGAACGGCTTCAGCGCGAAGGGCTTCAAGGTGAAGGTGACGTGTCATACTGCGGCCATGGGCGACACTCCCGGCCGCGAGGGGCCGACAGAGCCGACACTCGAAGAGCAGCTCGCCGCGTACCAGCGCGAGTTCCAGGACCTCGACCCCCAGGTCGAGAAGATCGTCTCGGCGTTGTCCCGCCTCAACCGCCGTATGAACGTGGCCTTCGGCCGCCAGACCGCCGAGCTCGGCATCACCAACGCCGACTGGGAGGTCCTCAAGGCCCTCGTCCTCTCCGGCGCCCCCTACCGCATGGGACCCGGCGACCTCGCCAAGCGGCTGGGCCTGACGCCGGCGGCCATGACCCACCGGATCGACCGCATGGTCGCCGAAGGACTCGTCAGCCGGGACCGGGACGAGACGAACCGGGTGCGGGTCATCGTCGAGGTCACGGACGCCGGCCGCGAGAAGTGGATGGAGGTGATGCGCATGTCGACGGTCTTCGAGGGGGACCTCCTCCAGGACCTCTCCACGGACGAGCGGACCGCCCTGGACGAGATGCTCACCCGTCTCCTGCGCAGGGTGGAGGACGCCCAGCCCGACGCCGGCGGACGCCTCACGGACCTGGACTGACCGACTGAAAAGATCTTGACAGGGCTCGCTTGACACTCCCCTGCCCGACCCGTAGTGTTCTTCGAGTTGCCATCAGGCCGTAACGGTTCTGCGGCAGCACCTCCGCCGCGACAGCGGCACTCACACCAACAGCATGACCTCCCCAGCGGACTGATTTCGGCGTGCCCGAATTCAATTCGCACGGGACTCCGCGACTCGGTTCGGATCCGAACGGCTCCGATTTGAGAAGCGGCGAGAGAGTCCGCTAAGGTTTGAGACGTCGGAACGGCCCAACAGCCGGAAAGACAAACCCCGCTGACTGGGGGTCAGGTCGAAGAAAAGGACCTGATAGAGTCGGATCCGCCGGAAAGGGAAACGCGAAAAGCGCAGCCCCGGAAGGCGAAACCCCGAGGAAATCGGACCGGAAAGATCTGATAGAGTCGGAAACGCAAGACCGAAGGGAAGCGCCCGGAGGAAAACCCGCCAGGGTGAGTACAAAGGAAGCGTCCGTTCCTTGAGAACTCAACAGCGTGCCAAAAATCAACGCCAGATATGTTGATACCCCGTCTCCGGCCTCCGGCCGGGACGCGGTTCCTTTGAAACACACAGCGAGGACGCTGTGAACCGCCGGATCATTCCTCCGGCGGTTCCGCTCCCGTGGTGTCCCCGGAACGCCGGGAAGCATTCACGGAGAGTTTGATCCTGGCTCAGGACGAACGCTGGCGGCGTGCTTAACACATGCAAGTCGAACGATGAAGCCCCTCGGGGCGGATTAGTGGCGAACGGGTGAGTAACACGTGGGCAATCTGCCCTGCACTTCGGGACAAGCCCTGGAAACGGGGTCTAATACCGGATACCCGTTTCCGCAGGCATCTGCGGAAACGGAAAGCTCCGGCGGTGCAGGATGAGCCCGCGGCCTATCAGCTGGTTGGTGAGGTAACGGCTCACCAAGGCGACGACGGGTAGCCGGCCTGAGAGGGCGACCGGCCACACTGGGACTGAGACACGGCCCAGACTCCTACGGGAGGCAGCAGTGGGGAATATTGCACAATGGGCGCAAGCCTGATGCAGCGACGCCGCGTGAGGGACGACGGCCTTCGGGTTGTAAACCTCTTTCAGCAGGGAAGAAGCGCAAGTGACGGTACCTGCAGAAGAAGCGCCGGCTAACTACGTGCCAGCAGCCGCGGTAATACGTAGGGCGCGAGCGTTGTCCGGAATTATTGGGCGTAAAGAGCTCGTAGGCGGCCTGTCGCGTCAATTGTGAAAGCCCGGGGCTCAACCCCGGGTCTGCAGTCGATACGGGCAGGCTAGAGTTCGGTAGGGGAGATCGGAATTCCTGGTGTAGCGGTGAAATGCGCAGATATCAGGAGGAACACCGGTGGCGAAGGCGGATCTCTGGGCCGACACTGACGCTGAGGAGCGAAAGCGTGGGGAGCGAACAGGATTAGATACCCTGGTAGTCCACGCCGTAAACGGTGGGCACTAGGTGTGGGCGACATTCCACGTCGTCCGCGCCGCAGCTAACGCATTAAGTGCCCCGCCTGGGGAGTACGGCCGCAAGGCTAAAACTCAAAGGAATTGACGGGGGCCCGCACAAGCAGCGGAGCATGTGGCTTAATTCGACGCAACGCGAAGAACCTTACCAAGGCTTGACATACACCGGAAACACCTGGAGACAGGTGCCCCCTTGTGGTCGGTGTACAGGTGGTGCATGGCTGTCGTCAGCTCGTGTCGTGAGATGTTGGGTTAAGTCCCGCAACGAGCGCAACCCTTGTCCCGTGTTGCCAGCACGTCCCTTCGGGGGTGGTGGGGACTCACGGGAGACCGCCGGGGTCAACTCGGAGGAAGGTGGGGACGACGTCAAGTCATCATGCCCCTTATGTCTTGGGCTGCACACGTGCTACAATGGCCGGTACAATGAGCTGCGATACCGCGAGGTGGAGCGAATCTCAAAAAGCCGGTCTCAGTTCGGATTGGGGTCTGCAACTCGACCCCATGAAGTCGGAGTTGCTAGTAATCGCAGATCAGCATCGCTGCGGTGAATACGTTCCCGGGCCTTGTACACACCGCCCGTCACGTCACGAAAGTCGGTAACACCCGAAGCCGGTGGCCCAACCCCTTGCGGGAGGGAGCCGTCGAAGGTGGGACTGGCGATTGGGACGAAGTCGTAACAAGGTAGCCGTACCGGAAGGTGCGGCTGGATCACCTCCTTTCTAAGGAGCACTTCTCACCGGCCTCCGGGCCGGTCAGGGGCCAGTACACCGGCGTACGTCCGGTGCTGGTTGCTCATGGGTGGAACGTTGATTAGTCGGTCCGGATCTCGGGCCGGTGGCTGCCAGTACTGTCCTTCGGGGCGTGGAACGCATGATCACCGGACGGGGCCGGGCCGGGCACGCTGTTGGGTGTCTGAGGGAACGAACCCTCAGTTGCCGACCCCGGTACAGCACCGCCCCTGGCGGTGTGTGACGGGTGGTTGGTCGTTGTTTGAGAACTGCACAGTGGACGCGAGCATCTGTGGCCAAGTTTTTAAGGGCGCACGGTGGATGCCTTGGCACCAGGAACCGATGAAGGACGTGGGAGGCCACGATAGTCCCCGGGGAGCCGTCAACCAGGCTGTGATCCGGGGGTTTCCGAATGGGGAAACCCGGCAGTCGTCATGGGCTGTCACCCTTGCCTGAACACATAGGGCAAGCGGAGGGAACGCGGGGAAGTGAAACATCTCAGTACCCGCAGGAAGAGAAAACAACCGTGATTCCGGGAGTAGTGGCGAGCGAAACCGGACGAGGCCAAACCGTATGCGTGTGAGACCCGGCAGGGGTTGCGCATACGGGGTTGTGGGATCTCTCTTCTGTTGTCTGCCGGCAACAGGACGAGTCAGAAACCGCTGAGGTAGACGAAGGACATGCGAAAGGTCCGGCGCAGAGGGTAAGACCCCCGTAGTCGAAACGTCAGCGGCTCGTTGGAGAGACACCCAAGTAGCACGGGGCCCGAGAAATCCCGTGTGAATCCGGCGGGACCACCCGTCAAGCCTAAATATTCCCTGGTGACCGATAGCGGACAGTACCGTGAGGGAATGGTGAAAAGTACCGCGGGAGCGGAGTGAAATAGTACCTGAAACCGTGTGCCTACAAGCCGTGGGAGCGTCGCATGCAGGCTTGCCTGCATGTCGTGACTGCGTGCCTTTTGAAGAATGAGCCTGCGAGTTTGCGGTGTGTTGCGAGGTTAACCCGGGTGGGGAAGCCGTAGCGAAAGCGAGTCCGAACAGGGCGCTTCAGTAGCACGCTCAAGACCCGAAGCGGAGTGATCTAGCCATGGGCAGGTTGAAGCGGAGGTAAGACTTCGTGGAGGACCGAACCCACCAGGGTTGAAAACCTGGGGGATGACCTGTGGTTAGGGGTGAAAGGCCAATCAAACTCCGTGATAGCTGGTTCTCCCCGAAATGCATTTAGGTGCAGCGTCGCGTGTTTCTTGCCGGAGGTAGAGCACTGGATAGGCGATGGGCCCTACCGGGTTACTGACCTTAGCCAAACTCCGAATGCCGGTAAGTGAGAGCGCGGCAGTGAGACCGTGGGGGATAAGCTCCATGGTCGAGAGGGAAACAGCCCAGAGCATCGACTAAGGCCCCCAAGCGTACGCTAAGTGGGAAAGGATGTGGAGTCGCACAGACAACCAGGAGGTTGGCTTAGAAGCAGCCATCCTTGAAAGAGTGCGTAATAGCTCACTGGTCTAGTGATTCCGCGCCGACAATGTAGCGGGGCTCAAGCGTACCGCCGAAGTCGTGTCATTGCGATATCAACCCCCAACGGGGATCGTGATGGGTAGGGGAGCGTCGTGTGCCGGGTGAAGCAGCCGCGGAAGCGAGTTGTGGACGGTTCACGAGTGAGAATGCAGGCATGAGTAGCGATACACACGTGAGAAACGTGTGCGCCGATTGACCAAGGGTTCCTGGGTCAAGCTGATCTGCCCAGGGTAAGTCGGGACCTAAGGCGAGGCCGACAGGCGTAGTCGATGGACAACCGGTTGATATTCCGGTACCCGCTGTGAAGCGCAAGACATCGAACCAGGCGATGCTAAGTCCGTGAAGCCGCCCCGATCTCTTCGGAGTTGAGGGGAGTGGTGGAGCCGACGGACCAGACCTGCAGTAGGTGAGTGATGGGGTGACGCAGGAAGGCAGTCCAGCCCGGGCGGTGGTTGTCCCGGGGTAAGGGTGTAGCCCGAGTGGTAGGCAAATCCGCCACTCATCCAGGGTGAGACCCGATGCCGAGCCGATTGTGGCGAAGTGGATGATCCTATGCTGTCGAGAAAAGCCTCTAGCGAGTTTCATGGCGGCCCGTACCCTAAACCGACTCAGGTGGTCAGGTAGAGAATACCGAGGCGTTCGGGTGAACTATGGTTAAGGAACTCGGCAAAATGCCCCCGTAACTTCGGGAGAAGGGGGGCCATCACCGGTGAGCACTCTTGCAGTGTGAGCTGGGGGTGGCCGCAGAGACCAGCGAGAAGCGACTGTTTACTAAAAACACAGGTCCGTGCGAAGCCGTAAGGCGAGGTATACGGACTGACGCCTGCCCGGTGCTGGAACGTTA contains these protein-coding regions:
- a CDS encoding asparagine synthase-related protein → MRWLVGWSSTAAGAPAFGSAGATGSDGETVQPVGSQPLWGDPDPLWAVGDWRPDEVRVVSADAETRIAVLGTCGATDEQLRVALFAARGGALRHLTAWPGSYTAVVRVGRRITVCGDLAGARPVFHTPWEGGTAFATAALPLADLVEANLDFGHLAALLAAPDVPAALYDSTPYDGVKRVPPGHALILRAGAREIAGYEPVASLAVAAPPADPDSAVDAVRDALVEAVRTRLAAPRHVPGADIDPGPVPGMGPAERRAARGMPVPGIGADLSGGPASGTLALLAAGLPGMPGTVLGHGTGAGERLLAVTFNDLAGGSASGPAGGPLGGREDELARAGALAANPRLHHVVVAGGEDTLPYADLDGPLTDEPGPSLVIAARHRARLAAGSADHFTGYGARQVLDAHPARLADLLVDRKRRHLVRPVAALAKADGSVMVPARVYAAARRLARTPYRTGLENLAGQLLRHQLGDEAPGGAADASLAALTWGRPGPAARWLTGEALAEVSVRLQASTSRSEVGPGQRPGDFRARAALARHAADLRVLEQAAEIRFQRLHTPFLDNQVVRACRALPEALRVRPGARAAILRTVLDGAGVRELPAGWGAPTQATTAAAARTGLRVAADTLMALFDTPLLAEAGLVEARVVRKALRAAAEGEPLPLDGLADLVSLELWLRRLLARRGTCWTGTPGRQRAVPEGIAPQRGALARGV
- a CDS encoding TetR/AcrR family transcriptional regulator, whose protein sequence is MHVQDSHWSSASAVAPGTALSAPSDRGRAGGPRTAPLRVDAQRNLEHVLRAAREVFGELGYGAPMEDVARRARVGVGTVYRRFPSKDVLVRRIAEEEISRLTDQARAALGQEDEPWSALSRFLRTSVDSGAGRLLPPQVLRVGVADEHGVTDHARVPRQRAQYAAGELRLVPGEASSGSAEDDAGAAQLLDVVGRLVERAREAGALRPDVSVSDVLLVIATAAPSLPDAAQQAAASARLLDILLEGLRSRPA
- a CDS encoding NAD(P)/FAD-dependent oxidoreductase, whose product is MVKERARILVVGGGYVGMYTALRLQRKLKRELARGAVEITVVTPDPYMTYQPFLPEAAAGAISPRHVVVPLRRVLDRCHIVIGEVTALDHAARTATVATLADKEEGSGGRPMAYDELVLAPGSVSRTLPIPGLADHAIGFKTLEEAIGLRNHVLEQMDIASSTRDLDIRDAALTFVFVGGGYAGVEALGELEDMARYATRYYHNLRPEDMKWILVEASHRILPEVGEAMGRYTVSELRRRNIDVRLETRLESCADRVAVLSDGARFPTRTVVWTAGVKPHPVLAATDLARDERGRLKCTAELAVEGTTHAWAAGDAAAVPDVTSKEPGRECAPNAQHALRQARLLADNVAHSLRGEPLEKYAHSYAGSVASLGLHKGVAHVYGRKLKGYPAWFMHRTYHLSRVPTFNRKARVAAEWTLAGLFKREIVSLGSLEHPRAEFELAAGGKPPQDPPHNPKGSS
- a CDS encoding ATP-binding SpoIIE family protein phosphatase; translated protein: MNFTRWSARLPGTQRRAAARSAYTVSPDRRGEGSVPAARAGQPADQPPSVPVVDDLRVREVLDHVPSLVALVHGPDHRIAYVNDAYTAAFGPRPVGAPARGALPELDELGLLPLLDQVLRSGKPRTVKSRKAPDGRSYTFTCTPVSDGHADGAAGGGRGRGGRGRGVLVFATDVTDHAEAAERLRASERRQRETAVTLQRSLLPQELEEPDDLRVAATYHPGGTEAAVGGDWYDVITLGGGRTALVIGDVMGRGVRAAAVMGQLRTAVRAYARLDLPPHEVLQLLDGLAMEIDANQIATCAYAIHDPNEGTLVHASAGHLPILVRDEQGTVRRADEPTGPPLGTGGWMHSSGSIPLGPGSTAVLYTDGLVERRDEDLDEGIAALERALAGATGTPQVVCDRLVRSAGVTPDHDDDVAVLVLQHPARKGPESELFRNAALELLGGVEAAPRARAFASGVLTSWRFPADLHDLGVLAASELVANSLQHGTPPMRLRLRRTDRRLIVEVTDGDDHLPRRRRAEPADESGRGIAIVATIASSWGSRRTPGGGKAVWCEFTLPKPTGS